From the genome of Streptomyces sp. NBC_00523:
AATGAGTGGCTTTGACCTGCATCTTCGAGTTACCGCCGGACGGGTTGAGGAACTCCAGTACTCTGCGCCAGGTCAGCTCGGCCGCCGCCGGATCGTGGTCCGGGAGTTCACCGTCGATGTAGAAGTGGCCAACGCCCGGGTAGCGGAGGACTTCCACATCGACGCCGGCCTCTCGTGCCGCCTGGCAGAAGGCAGCAACCCGCTCGGGCGGTGCGAAGTCATCGGGTTCAGCGGCGTGCAGCTGGACCCGCAGACCGGGGCGAACGGAGATGGGCAGGTCTACGGCGGCGTGCAGGAGGAGAACGCCTGTGGTGGCGGGACGCTCGGGCCAGAGATGGGCCACGACGCTTGTCCCCATGGACACACCAGCCAGTACGGTCTCATCCGGCATACCCCCGAGAGCCTGCCGAGCGTGCTTGATCACCGCTGCCCAGCCGATCCGCTCGACCAGTCGGAATCCCTCGTCAAGAGTGCGGGCAGTTTCGCCGCTGAACAGATCGGGCGTGATGACCTCATGCCCGGCGCGACGCAGTCGCTCGGCGGCAAGCATCTCAGCGGAGCGCAGACCGAGAACGGAGTGGAACAACGCGACATGGGCCATCAGGTCATCCTGCTGTACGGGCCGTAGCTGCGATCAGCACTTTCGAAACACGTGCTACTAGTCGCGCTCGGGCCAGACCGGGCCCTGGTCGGTCCACACGACGCCCTTGTTGCGGCACAGGCAGAAGGGGTGGCCGATCGGGTCGGTGTAGACCTGCCAGCCGTAGCCGTTGGGGCCGATGAAGTCCTGCCTCAGCGTCGCGCCGAGGTCGAGGACGCGGCGCTGCTCGGACTCGAAGTCGTCCACTTCGAAGTCGAGGTGGAACTGCTTGGGGTGCTCGCTGTCGGGCCACTGCGGAGCGCGGTAGTCGGCCACCCGGATGAACGCCAGCTCAATCTCGCCGAAACGGATGCCGGCCCAGTCCTCAGAGCTGTTCTTCTTCACCGGACGGCCCGTGACC
Proteins encoded in this window:
- a CDS encoding dienelactone hydrolase family protein, giving the protein MAHVALFHSVLGLRSAEMLAAERLRRAGHEVITPDLFSGETARTLDEGFRLVERIGWAAVIKHARQALGGMPDETVLAGVSMGTSVVAHLWPERPATTGVLLLHAAVDLPISVRPGLRVQLHAAEPDDFAPPERVAAFCQAAREAGVDVEVLRYPGVGHFYIDGELPDHDPAAAELTWRRVLEFLNPSGGNSKMQVKATH
- a CDS encoding VOC family protein: MLRLTDFIIDCPDTMKLAAFYSEVTGRPVKKNSSEDWAGIRFGEIELAFIRVADYRAPQWPDSEHPKQFHLDFEVDDFESEQRRVLDLGATLRQDFIGPNGYGWQVYTDPIGHPFCLCRNKGVVWTDQGPVWPERD